The Desulfonatronum thiosulfatophilum genome has a window encoding:
- a CDS encoding alpha/beta fold hydrolase yields MELPELTKFVIEDGEMAARLAGDREKPALLLIHGFPSSSTSFREVIGPLARDCFVVAPDLPGFGSSGPIERPSFSRYADIIHGLLVQLGIKSCHLYLHDYGAAVGLHIATRNPGGIRSLIIQNANAHESGMGPQWEATRAYWDDPTPEREAEATAHLTFEGTRDQYVAGVPEDIARRIDPRLWEEDWRIMSLPGRIETQRALVLDYRSHVARFAQIADYLKRRQPPALMLWARHDVFFDLEETLSWMRALPRMEAHVFDAGHMLLETHSAECAAMMSAFIRRVEGSRKHRSDNL; encoded by the coding sequence ATGGAACTACCGGAACTGACGAAGTTTGTGATTGAAGATGGCGAAATGGCGGCCCGATTGGCGGGAGATCGGGAGAAGCCGGCGCTGCTCCTGATCCATGGTTTTCCAAGCTCCTCGACATCGTTCCGGGAGGTGATCGGTCCCCTCGCGCGGGACTGTTTCGTGGTCGCCCCGGATCTTCCGGGGTTCGGGAGTTCCGGGCCAATTGAACGGCCTTCGTTCTCTCGGTATGCGGACATAATCCATGGACTGCTCGTACAGCTCGGGATCAAGTCCTGCCACCTCTATCTCCACGATTACGGCGCGGCAGTCGGGCTGCATATCGCCACGCGCAATCCCGGCGGCATACGCAGCCTCATTATCCAGAATGCCAATGCCCATGAAAGCGGGATGGGGCCGCAATGGGAGGCGACCAGAGCCTATTGGGACGATCCCACACCGGAGCGGGAAGCGGAGGCGACCGCGCACCTGACCTTCGAGGGGACGCGGGATCAGTATGTTGCCGGAGTGCCGGAAGACATCGCCAGGCGCATCGATCCCCGGCTATGGGAAGAAGATTGGCGGATCATGTCGCTGCCCGGCCGGATCGAGACGCAGCGCGCGCTGGTGCTGGATTATCGCAGCCATGTCGCGCGATTCGCCCAGATCGCCGATTACCTGAAGCGCCGGCAACCGCCGGCCTTGATGCTTTGGGCGAGACACGACGTTTTTTTCGATCTCGAAGAGACGCTTTCCTGGATGAGAGCGCTGCCGCGAATGGAGGCCCACGTTTTCGACGCCGGTCACATGCTGCTCGAGACGCATTCGGCCGAATGCGCGGCGATGATGAGCGCGTTTATCAGGCGCGTGGAAGGATCGCGAAAACATCGTTCAGACAATTTGTAA
- a CDS encoding YybH family protein: MAKSDNKESICATVNAFADAIRGKNAQGVRACFTEDSVGYYLAPPLQVSPHEDDLEGWFATWTGSIGYEMRDLETTSGEDIAYCHCMCRLTGARTDGTETDVWYRGTLCFRKIGRHWQITHIHESVPMYMDGTFRAAIDLKP, translated from the coding sequence ATGGCGAAATCAGACAACAAGGAGAGCATCTGCGCGACGGTCAATGCGTTTGCGGATGCAATCCGGGGCAAGAACGCGCAGGGCGTGAGAGCCTGTTTCACTGAGGATTCCGTTGGTTATTATCTCGCACCCCCGCTTCAAGTGTCTCCTCATGAGGACGATCTGGAGGGTTGGTTCGCAACTTGGACCGGGTCGATTGGTTATGAGATGCGCGACCTGGAAACCACATCCGGCGAAGACATCGCCTACTGTCACTGCATGTGCCGCCTCACCGGAGCAAGAACGGACGGCACGGAGACCGATGTCTGGTATCGTGGAACTTTGTGCTTCCGCAAGATTGGCCGTCACTGGCAAATCACGCACATCCACGAATCGGTGCCGATGTATATGGACGGCACGTTCAGGGCTGCAATTGATCTCAAACCGTAG
- a CDS encoding type II toxin-antitoxin system YhaV family toxin yields MQRHGWTLLFHDCLLRQLQRLSEVCERTRAAAPSDWQSNANAKLFHALSRLMLETIPSDPSRSVYRQGTTLGKSHRHWRRAKIGRRFRLFFRYDSTAKIIIYAWVNDEKTLRQAHGKTDPYAVFQKMLAQGYPPDSWNQLLIESESRPFGAGPS; encoded by the coding sequence ATGCAGCGCCACGGGTGGACATTGCTCTTTCATGACTGCCTGCTCCGGCAACTGCAACGGCTTTCCGAGGTCTGTGAACGGACCAGGGCGGCGGCTCCCTCAGACTGGCAGAGCAATGCCAACGCTAAACTTTTCCATGCCCTTTCGCGGCTGATGCTGGAAACCATTCCAAGCGACCCTAGCCGCTCGGTCTATCGTCAGGGCACAACCCTGGGCAAGTCCCATCGCCACTGGCGCAGGGCCAAGATCGGCAGACGCTTTCGTCTGTTCTTCCGTTACGACTCCACTGCGAAAATCATCATCTATGCCTGGGTCAACGACGAAAAGACCTTGCGACAAGCCCATGGGAAAACCGATCCGTATGCTGTCTTCCAAAAGATGCTCGCTCAAGGCTATCCCCCCGATTCTTGGAACCAGCTCCTCATCGAGTCCGAATCTCGGCCTTTCGGGGCCGGACCGAGCTAG
- a CDS encoding type II toxin-antitoxin system PrlF family antitoxin, which produces MTTIREVATMTSKGQVTLPKSIRQALGLDAGSKLAFTLRGDEIVITGEDEHTDPALESFLNLLEQDIAHGRHVSTLPDDLVKSLVAALEHDQDLDQEISGDVSL; this is translated from the coding sequence ATGACGACAATCCGCGAAGTGGCCACCATGACTTCCAAGGGCCAAGTCACCCTGCCCAAATCCATTCGCCAGGCCTTGGGTCTTGATGCCGGTTCCAAGCTGGCCTTCACCCTGCGCGGTGATGAAATTGTGATCACCGGGGAGGATGAGCACACCGATCCGGCCCTGGAATCTTTCCTGAATCTGCTGGAACAGGACATCGCCCATGGCCGCCATGTTTCCACTCTCCCGGATGACCTTGTCAAAAGTCTGGTCGCGGCACTTGAACATGACCAAGACCTTGATCAGGAAATCTCCGGGGACGTGTCCCTGTAA
- a CDS encoding ATP-binding protein, whose protein sequence is MIPRRILPFIQSALKRQAAVALIGPRQVGKTTLALAIGNDLPSLYLDLEDPGDRQKLAEPVLFLSRYEDRLVILDEIHRVPELFQSLRGIIDQGRNRGRRVGRFLLLGSASIELLRQSGESLAGRIAYVDMGPFDVLEVADVPSKQFDLWIRGGFPDSFLAEDDPTSLALRKDFIRTYLERDVPMFGPRLPAETMQRLWIMLAHGQGTLLNASRIAASLGVSAQTVTRYIDLLVDLLLVRRLSPFHANLGKRLVKSPKIYVRDSGLLHALLDISDHNELAGHPVAGASWEGFVIENLLAAAPVRTRANFFRTAAGAEIDLLLRFPGDELWAVEIKNSLSPKPEKGFHLALADVKPSRAFVVYPGEERYPISETTEVVSLNEMCMVLAGRSAP, encoded by the coding sequence ATGATTCCGCGACGCATCCTTCCTTTCATCCAGTCGGCTCTGAAACGTCAAGCCGCGGTGGCCCTGATCGGGCCGCGTCAGGTGGGGAAAACCACGCTGGCCTTGGCCATCGGCAATGACCTTCCATCACTGTATCTTGACCTCGAAGATCCCGGAGATCGTCAGAAGTTGGCGGAGCCGGTTCTTTTTCTGAGCAGGTATGAGGACCGTCTGGTCATCCTTGACGAGATCCACCGTGTGCCGGAACTGTTTCAGTCCTTGCGAGGCATTATCGACCAGGGACGAAACCGTGGCCGGCGAGTCGGCCGGTTTCTGCTTCTCGGCTCCGCTTCCATTGAGTTGCTCAGGCAGTCGGGTGAAAGCCTTGCCGGTCGGATCGCATACGTGGATATGGGGCCGTTCGACGTGCTGGAGGTTGCGGATGTTCCGTCGAAACAGTTCGACCTCTGGATTCGTGGCGGTTTCCCGGACAGTTTTCTCGCTGAAGACGACCCGACAAGCCTGGCCCTGCGCAAGGATTTCATCCGGACCTACCTGGAGCGGGATGTTCCGATGTTCGGTCCGCGCCTGCCCGCGGAAACGATGCAACGATTATGGATCATGCTTGCGCATGGACAAGGCACGCTCCTGAACGCCTCCCGCATTGCGGCGAGCCTTGGGGTAAGCGCCCAAACCGTAACGCGGTATATCGACCTGCTCGTGGACCTGCTGCTGGTGCGCAGGCTGTCGCCATTCCATGCCAATCTGGGCAAGCGACTCGTCAAATCACCGAAAATCTATGTGCGCGACAGCGGCCTGCTGCACGCACTACTGGACATCTCAGACCATAATGAACTTGCCGGGCATCCCGTGGCTGGCGCGAGCTGGGAGGGATTTGTGATCGAGAATCTCCTGGCTGCGGCCCCGGTTCGGACCAGGGCGAACTTCTTTCGTACGGCAGCGGGCGCCGAAATCGACCTGCTGCTGAGATTTCCCGGTGACGAACTCTGGGCCGTCGAAATCAAGAACAGCCTGTCCCCCAAGCCTGAAAAAGGATTCCATCTCGCCCTCGCGGACGTGAAACCTTCTCGGGCATTCGTCGTCTATCCGGGAGAAGAACGGTATCCGATCAGTGAAACCACGGAAGTCGTCAGCCTCAATGAAATGTGCATGGTACTGGCGGGAAGGTCAGCGCCATAA